In one window of Juglans regia cultivar Chandler chromosome 3, Walnut 2.0, whole genome shotgun sequence DNA:
- the LOC108997670 gene encoding nucleolar MIF4G domain-containing protein 1-like yields the protein MVKEKNSEEKSRREKRKEARFGKKAQKHQAWLQHQEYRNLRKKPGNSNSKKVSKLNNLLEQNVQEKEILQSKGKPERHQNSETSNKPLSVGLNGSSSSKVVERKKGSKGNLKKTKFEEYLEMGMQSAAASAEEDLELERKLAKKLKVKSGKLRGEDDDVNLLFEGFPSIIDSLGEELPIAEGFPDKSSKSKKLKKKKLLEEGPESDILGDPSVRSSKSIETCDALMSEDVPADAPLRKKRRKRKLLEQGKNGDVVGDTNVSASKPVVSCAAEVVSEEVPGKAPAGKGDGKYVAPHSRACSQKESEQYLQIRRHIRGLLNRLSESNVESITGEISRILLSIARGTASQIISEEVLASCSGGPRGNEQYAAVFGAFVAGMACLVGIDFSAKLMASLALCFEDEYHKEDTLSLRNLSLLLSYLYIFGVCSSELIYDFLIMLSKRLTEIDVSTILTTLQCCGMKIRSDDPSAMKNFILSIQNRVNELKASSGDGQQNINSKRMEFMLETICDIKNNKKRPKEDPAHHTRIKKWLQKLRVEDVLIRGLKWSKLVDPEKKGQWWLSGDMASTMDNVKEVASNIDKEVLEAQKMLQLAAAQRMNTDARRAIFCIVMSGEDYIDTFEKLLRLDLHGKQDREIMRVLVECCLQEKVFNKYYTVLASKLCEHDKNHKFTLQFCLWDHFKELESMQHTRSLHLAKFAAEMLASFTLSLAVLKSVELGDIRQLTPRRIMHFRMLFEALFEYSDKLIWNIFTRVAVTPDLESLRHGIEFFIKEYVVKTNKAITEKFRVVKRALNNAEGILM from the exons ATGG ttaaagaaaaaaattcagaagAGAAATCACGCCGAGAAAAGCGAAAAGAAGCACGATTTGGAAAGAAAGCGCAAAAGCATCAAGCTTGGCTCCAACATcag GAATATCGAAATCTTCGGAAAAAACCTGGGaattcaaactcaaaaaaagTGAGCAAATTGAATAATTTGTTAGAACAAAATGTACAGGAGAAAGAAATTTTACAATCAAAGGGTAAGCCTGAGAGACATCAGAATTCAGAGACTTCTAACAAGCCACTGTCTGTGGGACTTAATGGTTCTAGTTCATCAAAGGTGGTGGAAAGAAAGAAGGGTTCTaaaggaaatttgaaaaagacaAAGTTTGAAGAGTATCTTGAGATGGGGATGCAGAGTGCTGCTGCATCTGCAGAGGAGGATTTGGAACTGGAAAGGAAACTTGCAAAGAAACTAAAGGTGAAGAGTGGAAAATTGAGAGGAGAGGATGATGATGTCAATTTGTTATTTGAAGGGTTCCCATCTATTATTGATTCTTTAGGGGAAGAACTCCCAATTGCTGAGGGATTTCCTGACAAGAGCTCTAAAAGTAAGAAACTTAAGAAGAAAAAGTTGTTGGAAGAAGGGCCAGAAAGTGACATTTTAGGTGACCCTAGTGTTAGATcttctaaatccattgaaacaTGTGATGCATTAATGTCGGAAGATGTTCCTGCTGATGCGCCTTTGAGGAAGAAGCGTCGGAAAAGAAAGTTGTTAGAGCAAGGAAAAAATGGTGATGTGGTGGGTGATACAAATGTTAGTGCATCCAAGCCAGTTGTGTCTTGTGCTGCAGAAGTGGTGTCGGAAGAAGTTCCTGGCAAGGCACCTGCGGGTAAGGGAGATGGAAAATATGTTGCTCCTCATTCAAGAGCTTGTTCACAAAAGGAATCAGAACAGTATCTCCAAATACGCAGACATATACGAG GTCTTCTGAATAGATTGTCTGAATCTAACGTGGAATCAATTACGGGGGAGATCTCGAGAATCCTTCTT TCTATTGCTCGTGGTACTGCTTCCCAGATAATCAGTGAGGAGGTTTTGGCATCCTGTTCTGGTGGTCCTCGTGGCAATGAACA GTATGCTGCTGTTTTTGGTGCTTTTGTTGCAGGGATGGCATGTTTGGTTGGAATTGACTTCAGTGCAAAGCTTATGGCTTCTCTTGCTCTATGTTTTGAG GATGAATACCACAAAGAAGACACTCTTTCTTTGCGAAATCTCTCTCTTCTGCTATCGTATTTGTACATATTTGGAGTTTGCTCGAG TGAGTTGATATATGACTTTTTGATAATGTTGAGCAAGCGATTAACAGAGATAGATGTCTCAACCATCTTGACAACTTTGCAAT GCTGTGGAATGAAAATAAGGAGTGATGATCCTTCtgcaatgaaaaattttattctcagtATTCAGAATAGGGTGAATGAGTTGAAAGCTTCTTCTGGAGATggccaacaaaatataaatagcaagagA ATGGAATTCATGCTTGAAACCATATGTGACATCAAGAACAACAAGAAAAGGCCTAAAGAGGATCCCGCTCATCACACCCGGATAAAGAAATGGCTACAAAAG TTAAGGGTAGAAGATGTTTTGATTAGAGGGCTCAAATGGAGCAAGCTTGTCGATCCTGAGAAGAAGGGCCAATGGTGGTTGTCTGGTGACATGGCTTCCACAATGGACAATGTTAAAGAAGTTGCCAGCAATATAGACAAAGAGGTTCTTGAAGCCCAAAAAATGCTGCAGCTTGCTGCTGCACAGAGGATGAATACAGATGCCAGACGGGCAATCTTTTGTATAGTAATGAGTGGGGAGGACTACATTGATACATTTGAGAAGCTTCTAAGGTTGGATTTACATGGAAAGCAG GACAGAGAGATCATGCGTGTTCTTGTAGAATGCTGTTTACAGGAGAAAGTATTTAATAAGTATTACACTGTTCTCGCTTCCAAGTTGTGTGAGCATGACAAAAACCACAAGTTCACTTTACAG TTTTGCCTTTGGGACCACTTCAAAGAGCTGGAGTCGATGCAGCATACTAGGTCATTGCACCTGGCAAAATTTGCAGCAGAGATGCTTGCTTCTTTCACCCTCTCCCTAGCAGTTTTGAAGTCTGTAGAATTGGGTGATATCAGGCAGCTCACCCCAAGACGGATTATGCACTTCCGAATGCTATTTGAGGCCCTTTTTGAGTATTCTGATAAGCTCATATGGAACATATTCACCCGTGTGGCTGTCACCCCCGACCTCGAAAGTCTTAGACATGGCATTGAGTTTTTCATCAAGGAGTACGTTGTGAAAACCAATAAAGCCATCACAGAAAAATTTAGGGTTGTAAAGAGAGCCCTTAATAATGCTGAAGGAATCCTCATGTGA
- the LOC109007424 gene encoding protein DETOXIFICATION 24-like — protein MVNTGEERLLGLEAQEQVGLKTRIWVESKLIWRIAFPSMLARVTSFGMYVVTQLFVGHVNELDLAAYAIVQSILARFVNGILLGMSSATETLCGQAFGAGQYHMMGIYLQRSWIVDSVTATILLPLFIFAAPIFKLLQEEDAIADASEAISLWFIPILYSFVFGLTIQMFLQAQLKNMVIGWLSAGSFVIHVLLSWLFVNILNWGVSGAMGAFNIASWLVVIGEFIYVFGGWCPNSWKGFSTAAFKDIWPVVKLSVSSGVMLCLELWYNAILVLLAGYMKNATVSISAFSICLNISAWEFMICLGFLTAACVRVANEIGKGNSKAAIFSIKVILCTSVGLGLIFSILCFAFGNKISYLFTSDEEVAEAVSSISTLLSLSILLNSIQPVLTGVAIGSGLQGIVALINIGCYYVIGIPIGLVLCYVVDLEVKGLWIGMLIGVLMQTLVLSFLIWRLNWKDQVEKASERLHRWLLDPSQESK, from the exons ATGGTTAATACAGGGGAGGAGAGGCTTCTTGGGTTAGAAGCACAAGAGCAAGTTGGTCTAAAAACAAGGATTTGGGTGGAATCAAAACTTATATGGAGGATAGCATTTCCTTCTATGTTGGCTAGAGTAACTTCTTTTGGAATGTATGTGGTGACACAGCTTTTTGTTGGCCATGTTAATGAACTGGATCTGGCTGCATACGCAATTGTACAAAGTATTCTTGCACGTTTCGTGAATGGGATACTG ttGGGCATGTCAAGTGCAACAGAGACATTATGTGGTCAAGCATTTGGAGCGGGACAGTACCACATGATGGGCATTTACTTGCAACGATCATGGATCGTTGATTCTGTTACAGCAACAATACTGCTCCCGCTATTCATCTTTGCTGCTCCCATCTTTAAACTACTACAAGAGGAAGACGCGATAGCAGATGCATCAGAAGCCATCTCTTTATGGTTCATTCCTATATTATACTCATTTGTTTTTGGCTTAACCATCCAAATGTTCCTTCAAGCACAACTCAAAAACATGGTTATTGGATGGCTCTCTGCGGGGTCGTTTGTAATCCATGTGCTTTTGTCTTGGCTTTTCGTAAACATACTCAACTGGGGGGTTTCTGGTGCCATGGGTGCCTTCAACATCGCTAGTTGGTTGGTTGTCATAGGAGAGTTCATCTACGTCTTTGGAGGTTGGTGCCCAAATTCATGGAAAGGATTCTCCACAGCTGCCTTCAAAGATATCTGGCCTGTTGTTAAGCTGTCTGTTTCCTCTGGTGTGATGCTTTG TTTAGAGCTGTGGTACAATGCTATCCTAGTTTTGTTAGCTggatatatgaaaaatgcaaCGGTTTCCATCTCTGCCTTCTCCATCTG CCTCAATATCTCTGCATGGGAATTTATGATATGCCTTGGATTCCTGACTGCTGCATG TGTGCGTGTAGCCAATGAGATCGGGAAAGGAAATTCTAAAGCTGCAATATTTTCCATTAAAGTTATCCTCTGTACTTCAGTTGGTCTTGGTTTGATTTTCTCCATCTTGTGTTTTGCTTTTGGGAATAAAATTTCCTACTTGTTTACAAGTGATGAAGAGGTTGCGGAAGCTGTTTCAAGTATCTctactcttctctctctctcaatcttgcTAAATAGTATTCAACCAGTTCTTACTG GTGTGGCCATAGGTTCTGGTTTACAAGGCATTGTGGCACTTATTAACATTGGCTGCTATTATGTGATTGGCATCCCCATAGGACTTGTGCTTTGTTATGTGGTCGATCTTGAAGTGAAG GGTTTGTGGATTGGAATGTTAATTGGAGTGTTGATGCAAACATTAGTGCTTTCCTTCCTGATATGGAGATTGAATTGGAAGGACCAA GTTGAAAAGGCATCTGAGCGTCTCCATCGATGGCTTCTAGATCCCTCACAAGAGTCTAAATAG